A single Defluviitalea saccharophila DNA region contains:
- the ytfJ gene encoding GerW family sporulation protein has protein sequence MANSNQHPIEALMKTAMGSIKEMVEVSTVVGDPIETTEGTVIMPITKATFGFAAGGAEYGSGIQEKESEGEENNQSSRYPFGGGSGAGVSIQPVAFMVIEEGKVQIRHVNYHFGTMSKVMEEVPELIGKLGNYVNSGGKHKRISRDENKEDSDKNITKVLEVYEPK, from the coding sequence ATGGCAAATTCGAATCAACATCCAATTGAAGCTTTAATGAAAACTGCAATGGGCAGTATAAAAGAAATGGTAGAAGTAAGCACGGTTGTAGGCGATCCAATAGAAACTACTGAGGGTACAGTGATTATGCCCATTACAAAGGCTACCTTCGGCTTTGCTGCAGGAGGAGCCGAATATGGAAGTGGTATTCAGGAGAAGGAATCAGAGGGCGAAGAAAACAATCAATCCAGCAGATATCCTTTTGGAGGAGGAAGTGGTGCAGGAGTCAGCATTCAGCCAGTAGCCTTTATGGTGATTGAAGAAGGTAAAGTGCAAATCAGGCATGTAAATTATCATTTTGGAACAATGTCCAAGGTAATGGAAGAAGTGCCGGAGCTCATTGGCAAACTAGGCAATTACGTTAATTCAGGGGGAAAGCATAAGAGAATTTCTAGAGATGAAAACAAAGAAGACAGTGATAAGAACATCACGAAAGTATTGGAGGTTTATGAACCTAAATGA
- a CDS encoding DUF2953 domain-containing protein, whose protein sequence is MRIQIHYEKQDEVQYLTVSLYLFRYIRIYKFNLVKYLRNKIEEYLEENHNNSFSTKSYINYKKSAKIIWNRIEKLKKHIYINFFDMNMHIGTHDPAVTAILYGMINGLTPSIINLINQVISIRQYHLKILPQFDASRTNGSLKCEIIMHPIFITFQYISIKRRLKNGKFESTSN, encoded by the coding sequence TTGAGAATACAAATTCATTATGAAAAACAAGATGAAGTTCAGTATTTAACCGTAAGTTTATATTTGTTTCGCTACATTAGAATTTATAAATTTAATCTTGTTAAATATTTAAGAAACAAGATTGAGGAATATTTAGAGGAAAATCATAACAATTCTTTTTCAACAAAATCATACATAAACTACAAGAAATCAGCAAAAATAATATGGAATAGAATTGAAAAATTAAAAAAACATATATATATCAATTTTTTCGATATGAATATGCATATTGGTACCCATGATCCAGCTGTTACAGCTATCCTTTATGGAATGATTAATGGTTTAACGCCAAGTATTATTAATCTTATTAATCAAGTCATTTCAATTCGACAATATCATCTTAAAATACTTCCGCAATTTGATGCGTCAAGGACTAATGGTTCATTGAAGTGTGAAATAATTATGCATCCTATTTTCATTACCTTTCAATATATTTCTATAAAGAGGAGGCTAAAAAATGGCAAATTCGAATCAACATCCAATTGA
- the scpB gene encoding SMC-Scp complex subunit ScpB, which yields MKLTKNEAAIEAILFISGEAVSLRKLSEIIQQDIHTTKNIIENLSNKYKDEDRGIQIIEVNNAFQMCTSPQFFELIQSFYQSPKKYNMTQAVLETLAIIAYKQPVTKAHIEEIRGVRCDHVVNKLIEYNLVCEVGRMDAPGKPILFGTTEEFLRYFGFKNIKELPQLQEELLKQLQKEVQKEVKQIGLFDDQEE from the coding sequence ATGAAACTGACTAAAAATGAGGCTGCAATAGAAGCGATTTTATTCATATCGGGGGAAGCTGTTTCCCTAAGAAAACTTTCAGAAATCATTCAACAAGATATCCATACAACGAAAAATATTATTGAAAACTTAAGCAATAAATACAAGGATGAAGATAGGGGCATTCAAATCATTGAAGTGAATAATGCATTTCAAATGTGTACAAGCCCTCAGTTCTTTGAGCTTATTCAATCTTTTTATCAAAGTCCTAAAAAATATAATATGACCCAGGCTGTTTTGGAAACTTTAGCGATTATTGCGTATAAACAGCCTGTAACAAAAGCCCATATTGAAGAAATCAGAGGGGTTCGGTGTGATCATGTAGTCAATAAATTAATAGAATACAATCTGGTTTGTGAAGTGGGAAGAATGGATGCCCCAGGCAAGCCGATTTTATTTGGAACCACGGAAGAATTTCTTAGGTATTTTGGTTTTAAAAATATCAAAGAACTTCCTCAGCTTCAGGAAGAACTGTTAAAGCAGCTTCAAAAAGAAGTACAAAAAGAGGTAAAACAAATAGGCTTATTCGATGACCAAGAGGAGTGA
- a CDS encoding segregation and condensation protein A, whose amino-acid sequence MSITVKLEAFEGPFDLLFHLIEKNKINIYDIPISLIADQFIEYIDAMQERNMENISEFLVMAATLLEIKSKMLLPSPKKEEEEEEDPREELVNKLLEYKKIKHFSEELKIRQIEAQKVFYRNSTLPQHIKDILQDAPVDISEVLDGVTLQNMFSIFQDLLKRKEKKVDTIRSGFKSVQRDIYKIEDKITYILDLLVIYPVIDFHELFYEDSDKMEIVVTFLALLELIRSKQVKIEQKNPFKDILIMTYDGMDGDETD is encoded by the coding sequence TTGAGTATTACAGTAAAATTAGAAGCATTTGAAGGCCCTTTTGATTTGCTTTTTCATTTGATAGAAAAGAATAAAATAAATATATATGATATACCCATATCTCTTATTGCGGACCAATTTATAGAGTATATCGATGCTATGCAGGAAAGAAATATGGAGAATATTAGTGAGTTTTTGGTTATGGCCGCAACACTTTTAGAAATCAAATCCAAGATGCTTCTTCCAAGTCCAAAAAAAGAGGAGGAAGAGGAAGAAGATCCAAGAGAAGAGCTAGTGAATAAACTATTGGAATATAAGAAAATTAAGCATTTCTCAGAAGAACTAAAGATAAGGCAGATAGAAGCACAAAAAGTTTTTTATCGAAATTCAACCTTGCCTCAGCATATAAAAGATATTCTTCAAGATGCACCGGTTGATATTTCTGAAGTCTTGGATGGTGTCACGCTTCAAAATATGTTTTCCATATTTCAAGATTTACTGAAAAGAAAAGAAAAAAAGGTTGATACCATAAGAAGTGGGTTTAAATCTGTCCAAAGGGATATTTATAAGATTGAGGACAAAATTACATATATCCTTGATTTATTAGTCATATATCCGGTAATTGATTTTCATGAGTTATTTTATGAGGATTCAGACAAGATGGAAATAGTAGTTACTTTTCTGGCGTTATTGGAATTAATAAGAAGTAAACAAGTTAAAATTGAACAAAAAAACCCATTTAAAGATATTTTGATTATGACATATGATGGGATGGATGGCGATGAAACTGACTAA
- a CDS encoding site-2 protease family protein, whose product MNNPILEILIKAPGILAGVTFHEFAHGLTAYLFGDKTPKKEGRLTLNPISHIDPIGLILLFFMNFGWARPIHTNPANFKNRKPAMLMVSLAGPIANLLVAIVSALVLKLLYMYNIRYDLLYQILLYGIYINIVLAIFNLIPIPPLDGSKILFNLIPPRTYFKIIQYEYILQVVLILLIFVGFIPMIINPIIMQIYNFLIKLGGF is encoded by the coding sequence TTGAACAATCCAATCTTGGAAATCTTAATTAAAGCACCTGGAATATTGGCAGGAGTTACTTTTCATGAATTTGCCCATGGATTAACGGCATATCTCTTTGGGGACAAAACACCAAAAAAAGAAGGAAGATTGACACTTAATCCAATATCCCATATAGACCCTATAGGTCTAATACTGCTATTTTTTATGAATTTTGGATGGGCCAGACCTATTCATACGAATCCTGCAAATTTTAAAAATAGAAAGCCAGCAATGCTCATGGTGTCCTTAGCCGGTCCTATAGCGAATCTATTGGTTGCAATAGTATCTGCACTAGTTTTAAAACTTTTGTATATGTATAACATAAGGTATGATTTACTTTATCAAATTTTATTATATGGAATTTATATCAATATTGTACTGGCAATTTTCAATTTAATTCCTATACCTCCTTTGGACGGTTCGAAGATATTATTTAATCTTATACCTCCAAGAACTTATTTTAAAATCATACAATATGAATATATACTGCAGGTTGTATTGATACTGCTTATATTTGTTGGTTTTATTCCTATGATTATTAACCCAATAATTATGCAGATTTATAATTTCTTAATTAAGCTTGGTGGATTTTAA
- a CDS encoding D-alanyl-D-alanine carboxypeptidase family protein codes for MSFNKRIAIILLTVFLVNLVPFRVVEGEGKSPQETSAEIQIESPAAVLMEAKTGKVLFEKNMNEKRYPASVTKIMTLLLIYEAVENGKIKWDDMVTVSEHAGSMGGSQVYLEPNEQQTVKTLTKCIAVASANDASVAMAEHIAGSEEAFVKMMNEKAKELGMKNTNFVNACGLHDDAHVTSAYDIALMSRELINKYPEIHELATIWTDTIIHKTRRGEEEFGLTNTNNLFKWYQGANGLKTGFTSQSMYCLSGTAERDGLSLIAVVMGAKSKQARNSEVAKMLNYGFANYAIIQGDPVGKVVGNVKVYKGNAPTVDCAIKKDVRLLVSKKIANQKIESKVELPEYVKAPVEKGMKVGEIVYLFQGKEVGRSDLVATDTVKRANLKTMLNMLLKRWY; via the coding sequence ATGTCGTTTAATAAACGTATTGCAATTATACTTCTTACAGTTTTTCTTGTAAATCTCGTGCCGTTTAGAGTTGTAGAAGGGGAAGGAAAGAGTCCACAGGAGACCAGTGCAGAAATCCAAATTGAATCTCCAGCTGCGGTACTTATGGAAGCAAAAACAGGTAAGGTTTTATTTGAAAAGAATATGAATGAAAAACGGTATCCAGCCAGTGTGACAAAAATCATGACACTTCTGCTTATCTATGAAGCAGTGGAAAACGGCAAGATAAAATGGGACGATATGGTTACTGTTAGTGAACATGCAGGAAGCATGGGGGGATCACAGGTATACTTAGAACCAAATGAGCAGCAAACAGTAAAAACTTTAACCAAATGTATAGCAGTTGCATCTGCCAACGATGCATCGGTGGCCATGGCAGAACATATTGCCGGAAGTGAAGAAGCCTTTGTTAAGATGATGAATGAAAAAGCTAAGGAACTGGGAATGAAAAATACGAATTTTGTCAATGCCTGTGGGCTTCACGACGATGCCCATGTTACTTCTGCATATGATATTGCATTGATGTCACGAGAATTAATTAATAAATACCCGGAAATCCATGAGCTCGCAACGATTTGGACAGACACCATTATTCATAAAACAAGAAGAGGAGAAGAAGAATTCGGTCTTACCAACACCAATAATTTATTCAAATGGTATCAGGGAGCCAATGGACTTAAAACAGGATTTACAAGTCAGTCCATGTACTGCTTATCAGGTACTGCCGAAAGAGACGGGCTTAGTCTTATTGCAGTGGTTATGGGAGCGAAAAGTAAGCAGGCAAGAAATTCAGAAGTTGCCAAAATGTTAAATTACGGCTTTGCAAATTATGCAATCATACAAGGTGATCCAGTAGGGAAAGTCGTAGGAAATGTTAAAGTCTACAAAGGAAATGCCCCCACTGTTGATTGTGCGATTAAAAAAGATGTACGATTATTAGTAAGTAAAAAAATAGCTAATCAAAAAATCGAATCCAAAGTTGAACTTCCTGAGTATGTTAAAGCTCCAGTAGAGAAAGGTATGAAGGTTGGAGAAATAGTTTATTTGTTTCAGGGCAAAGAAGTTGGACGTTCTGATTTAGTAGCAACGGATACAGTAAAAAGAGCCAATTTAAAAACAATGCTGAACATGCTTTTGAAACGATGGTATTAA
- a CDS encoding pyrimidine-nucleoside phosphorylase encodes MRMYDLILKKRNGDELTKEEIDFIVNGYVRGEIPDYQVSAFLMAVYFKGMTKEEISNLTLSFVHSGDVADLSSIEGIKVDKHSTGGVGDKISLIIIPLVASLGIPVAKMSGRGLGHTGGTIDKLESIVGFRTELDSNEFIHNVNTYKMAIVGQTANLTPADKKIYALRDVTATVDSIPLIASSIMSKKIASGSDAIVLDVKVGSGAFMKNLEDAEELAKTMVDIGKSLNRKTIAVLTNMDQPLGHEVGNANEIKEVIDVLSNKGAEDETTIALTIASHMAVLGGAYDDFDSAFNALKAKIESGDAIDKFKEFIRIQGGNPEIVDHPELLPQAKNHIEIKAPSSGYITSIDAESIGISAMHLGAGRRTKEDQIDFAAGITLTKKIGDQVDAGDTICILHTNLEDIDEARHVAQSAFSISEEKPEPVKYIYKIIQ; translated from the coding sequence ATGAGAATGTATGATCTCATTTTAAAGAAAAGAAATGGAGACGAATTAACTAAAGAGGAGATAGATTTCATCGTTAATGGATATGTACGGGGAGAAATACCGGATTATCAAGTATCGGCTTTCTTAATGGCAGTATATTTTAAGGGGATGACTAAAGAAGAGATTTCAAATCTTACCCTTTCTTTTGTTCATTCTGGCGATGTGGCTGATTTGTCTTCAATTGAAGGCATTAAAGTTGATAAGCATTCAACGGGAGGGGTAGGAGATAAGATCAGTTTAATTATCATTCCATTGGTTGCATCCCTCGGAATACCTGTTGCTAAAATGAGCGGAAGAGGATTAGGCCATACAGGAGGAACTATAGATAAATTAGAATCTATAGTAGGATTCAGAACGGAATTAGACAGTAATGAATTTATACACAATGTAAATACTTATAAAATGGCTATTGTAGGTCAGACTGCCAATCTGACTCCTGCAGATAAGAAGATCTATGCATTAAGAGATGTTACAGCCACCGTCGACAGCATACCTTTAATTGCCAGTTCTATAATGAGTAAAAAAATTGCCTCAGGTTCAGATGCCATCGTGTTAGATGTAAAGGTAGGCTCAGGCGCATTTATGAAGAACTTGGAAGACGCGGAAGAATTGGCAAAAACAATGGTTGATATAGGAAAATCCTTGAACAGGAAAACCATTGCAGTTCTTACCAATATGGATCAGCCCCTTGGCCATGAAGTTGGAAATGCCAATGAAATAAAGGAAGTTATTGATGTTTTAAGCAATAAAGGAGCTGAAGATGAAACGACTATTGCACTGACCATTGCCTCTCATATGGCAGTATTGGGAGGTGCATATGATGACTTTGACTCAGCTTTCAATGCTTTAAAAGCTAAAATTGAAAGTGGAGATGCAATCGATAAATTTAAAGAATTTATTAGAATTCAAGGAGGCAATCCAGAGATCGTAGATCATCCGGAATTACTTCCGCAGGCCAAGAATCATATAGAAATAAAAGCGCCATCTTCAGGATATATAACATCCATAGATGCAGAAAGCATAGGAATCTCAGCTATGCATTTAGGTGCAGGAAGAAGAACCAAAGAAGATCAGATAGATTTTGCCGCTGGGATTACATTGACTAAAAAAATAGGAGATCAAGTAGATGCCGGGGATACAATCTGTATCTTACATACAAACCTGGAGGATATTGATGAAGCACGGCATGTTGCACAGAGCGCTTTTAGTATTAGTGAAGAAAAACCTGAGCCTGTAAAATATATTTATAAAATTATTCAGTAA
- a CDS encoding phosphopentomutase, which produces MNRVIWIILDSVGMGELPDADKFGDQGSNTIGNISKMVGGLNLPNLVSLGLGNIEGMIGLSKTENPLGCFGRFGEISNGKDTVTGHWEMAGVFSEKPFPTYPEGFPREIIEAFEKAIGTKTLGNKPASGTEILDELGEEHIRTGYPIVYTSADSVFQIAANEEVIPIDRLYEMCSIARDLLVGEHAVARVIARPFIGKNTGGFTRTPNRRDYALAPPHDTILDKVKAKNLDVIAVGKIEDIFSGRGITEAVHTKDNMDGVNKTLQYIKQNNKGLIFTNLVDFDMKWGHRNDYKAYAKGLEEFDKRLPEILDAMGENDVLMINADHGCDPTTPSTDHSREYVPFIAYGKNLKQNIDLKTRKTFADIGQTIGEILQTDKIKHGESFAKEILK; this is translated from the coding sequence ATCAATAGAGTGATATGGATTATTTTAGACAGTGTGGGAATGGGAGAATTGCCCGATGCAGACAAATTCGGTGATCAAGGAAGCAACACAATCGGAAATATTTCGAAAATGGTTGGAGGTCTTAATCTTCCTAATTTAGTATCCTTAGGACTTGGAAATATTGAAGGAATGATAGGACTTTCGAAAACAGAAAATCCCTTGGGTTGTTTTGGACGATTTGGAGAGATCTCCAACGGTAAAGATACGGTAACGGGGCATTGGGAAATGGCAGGGGTCTTTTCGGAAAAGCCCTTTCCTACTTATCCCGAAGGTTTTCCAAGAGAAATTATTGAGGCTTTTGAAAAAGCCATTGGAACGAAGACATTGGGAAATAAACCTGCTTCGGGAACAGAGATTTTGGATGAATTAGGTGAAGAACATATTAGAACCGGATACCCCATAGTTTATACTTCAGCAGACAGTGTATTTCAAATAGCTGCCAATGAAGAAGTAATACCTATCGATAGACTATATGAGATGTGTTCTATTGCCAGGGACTTGCTTGTAGGAGAACACGCAGTAGCCAGAGTAATCGCAAGACCTTTTATAGGGAAAAATACAGGAGGCTTTACAAGAACGCCTAATAGAAGGGATTATGCCTTGGCACCTCCTCATGATACCATATTAGACAAAGTAAAAGCTAAGAATTTAGATGTAATTGCAGTAGGTAAAATTGAAGACATTTTCTCTGGAAGAGGTATTACAGAAGCCGTTCATACTAAAGACAATATGGATGGCGTGAATAAGACCCTACAATATATAAAACAAAATAATAAAGGCCTTATATTTACGAATTTAGTTGATTTTGATATGAAGTGGGGCCATAGAAACGACTACAAAGCCTATGCAAAAGGTCTTGAAGAGTTTGATAAGAGGCTTCCGGAAATATTGGACGCCATGGGTGAGAATGATGTTTTAATGATCAATGCCGATCACGGCTGTGATCCTACTACGCCAAGTACGGATCACTCAAGAGAATATGTTCCTTTTATAGCGTATGGAAAAAATCTTAAGCAAAATATAGATTTAAAAACCAGAAAAACCTTTGCGGATATTGGTCAAACCATCGGTGAAATTTTGCAAACAGACAAAATTAAACATGGTGAAAGTTTTGCCAAAGAAATATTGAAATAA
- the xerD gene encoding site-specific tyrosine recombinase XerD has product MEEVVEKYAGYLRDVKGASENTILSYQRDLRHFVSFLQDSGVKKIQNVNRTNITAYLLNLQKSGRSTSTISRNIASIRSFFQFLQKTNLIQEDLTQDLESPKIEKKLPEILSIQEVDLLLRQPNEKDLKGIRDKAMLEVLYATGIRVSELICLEESDVNLTLEYIKCADSNHTKERIIPLGASAVKALRLYLEKVRFAMIRDPKESALFVNCNGKPMTRQGFWKIIKVYSKKANINKEITPHMLRHSFAAHLVANGADLQSVQEMLGHSDISTTQIYAQLNRNKLKEVYLKAHPRA; this is encoded by the coding sequence ATGGAAGAAGTCGTTGAAAAATATGCAGGTTATTTAAGAGATGTGAAAGGTGCATCAGAAAATACGATTCTTTCCTATCAAAGAGATCTTCGGCATTTTGTTAGTTTCTTGCAAGACTCAGGGGTAAAGAAGATTCAAAATGTAAATCGAACAAATATAACTGCATACTTACTAAATCTGCAAAAAAGTGGGAGATCGACTTCGACAATTTCAAGGAATATTGCTTCCATTCGTTCTTTTTTTCAGTTTTTACAGAAGACAAATCTTATTCAGGAAGATTTAACCCAAGATTTAGAATCTCCCAAGATTGAAAAGAAGCTCCCCGAAATTCTATCTATTCAGGAAGTAGATCTTTTATTACGACAGCCTAATGAGAAGGATCTCAAAGGGATTAGAGATAAGGCGATGCTTGAAGTATTGTATGCTACAGGAATTAGAGTTTCGGAATTAATATGTCTAGAAGAAAGTGATGTTAATTTAACTTTAGAATACATAAAATGTGCAGACTCCAACCATACGAAAGAAAGAATTATTCCTTTAGGGGCATCTGCCGTTAAAGCCCTTAGATTATATTTAGAAAAAGTAAGATTTGCAATGATTCGCGATCCCAAAGAATCTGCTTTATTTGTGAATTGTAATGGTAAACCCATGACCAGGCAGGGGTTTTGGAAGATTATAAAAGTTTATTCAAAAAAGGCTAATATCAACAAAGAGATTACTCCCCATATGTTAAGACATTCCTTTGCTGCTCATCTCGTTGCTAATGGAGCTGATTTGCAATCTGTTCAAGAAATGCTTGGGCATTCTGATATATCCACAACTCAAATTTATGCACAATTAAATAGAAATAAGCTGAAAGAGGTTTATTTGAAAGCACATCCAAGGGCTTAG
- the spoIIM gene encoding stage II sporulation protein M — MRSRPRNFSKRDMLYGISILVLLIGICVGAIFANYMNSIQNEELLQYLNEFFVRFPQESFSRSAVLQQSFWSHGKTIGIMWVFGLGLIGIPFILLAVFIKGFSYGFTSAFLFIHYGWNGFLFSILSCLPQSIVLIPGIVFISAASINFALSNYKNNQKYAKERRGKWAEYGLVFLIGLLIVLLTGFIETFISPIFMQMIMPEMIG; from the coding sequence GTGAGGAGTAGACCAAGAAATTTTTCAAAGAGAGATATGCTGTATGGAATAAGTATCCTCGTACTACTAATTGGAATTTGTGTTGGAGCAATATTTGCAAACTATATGAATTCGATTCAGAATGAAGAGCTATTGCAGTACTTAAATGAGTTTTTTGTCAGATTTCCTCAAGAAAGCTTTTCCCGTTCTGCTGTACTGCAGCAATCTTTTTGGTCCCACGGTAAAACAATCGGTATTATGTGGGTTTTTGGCCTTGGACTAATAGGAATACCTTTTATTTTACTGGCGGTTTTTATAAAAGGTTTTTCTTATGGATTTACTTCTGCTTTTTTATTTATCCATTATGGATGGAATGGTTTTTTATTTAGCATATTGTCTTGTCTGCCGCAGAGTATTGTGCTCATTCCGGGGATTGTATTTATTTCTGCTGCCAGTATTAATTTTGCTTTATCCAATTATAAAAATAATCAAAAATATGCAAAGGAAAGAAGGGGAAAGTGGGCAGAATACGGTTTGGTTTTTCTAATAGGTTTATTGATTGTTCTTTTGACAGGATTTATTGAAACCTTTATTTCACCGATTTTTATGCAGATGATTATGCCGGAAATGATTGGCTGA
- a CDS encoding NUDIX hydrolase has protein sequence MNLEHKTVSREEIYKGAIVSLVKDTITLPNGKTAQREVVLHNGASAVVPMDNEGNILLVRQYRHPAGKELLEIPAGLLEDGEDPLECAKRELEEETGYKASEFSHIFSTYSAIGFCTEKIHIYLAKGLYEGKQNLDEDEFVNIEKYPLEEALQMIFDGRIEDGKTVCGILAAKKLTDSKK, from the coding sequence AAGGGAAGAAATTTATAAAGGGGCAATTGTATCTCTAGTGAAGGACACAATAACTTTGCCTAATGGAAAGACTGCACAAAGAGAAGTTGTTCTGCATAATGGAGCGTCGGCGGTTGTTCCTATGGATAATGAAGGGAATATTCTTCTTGTACGCCAATATAGACATCCTGCAGGAAAAGAATTGCTTGAAATTCCGGCAGGACTGTTAGAAGATGGAGAAGACCCGTTGGAATGTGCTAAAAGAGAGTTGGAAGAAGAAACAGGATATAAGGCTTCAGAGTTTTCTCATATTTTCTCTACGTACTCGGCGATAGGTTTTTGCACAGAAAAAATCCATATCTATTTAGCTAAAGGCTTATATGAAGGCAAACAAAATTTAGATGAGGACGAGTTTGTCAATATAGAAAAGTACCCTTTGGAGGAAGCTCTACAAATGATCTTTGATGGCAGGATAGAAGACGGCAAAACCGTATGCGGTATTCTTGCCGCAAAGAAGCTTACAGATAGCAAGAAGTAA